The DNA sequence GGTTCGACCTGGCCGGGCACCAGGTGTGGGAGCGGCAGGTCACCAACCTCGGCGGCGGCCGCGACGGCTACGACGACGGCGCCCGGTTCGTCTGGTGGTACCAGCACCACGGCCGCCTCGCCTCCGACGGCAAGACCTTCGCCGCCTACTTCGGGGTGGCGATCACCGTCCAGAACGGCCGCTGCGTCGACATCCACGAGGGCGACCGGATGCAGGTCGTCGACGCCAAGGGCAACCTGGTCGGGCGGCACCGCGACAGCTTCGAGGTCGGTTGCAGCCACAGCTGGACCACCCGCGTGCTGTGGGATCCGCGCACCAGCCGGTACGTCACCGTCTGCGCCACCGACAACGGCTGCCGCATCGCCCGCCCGCAGCCGTACCGGACGGTCGCGGCGGGCACGTGCGACGGCACCCTGTTCGGCGGCGACCTGGTGCTCGCCCGCGACAAGGGCTACTGGACGGCGTGGAGCCAGGGCGGGCAGGTGCGCCTGGCGCACTTCAGCACCGGCGCGGCCGACACGACAGTCCGGACCGGGGCCGGGTCGAGCCATCCGCACCTGGTCGGCTACGGCACCGGCCGGATGCTGCTGGCCTGGTCGTCCGGGTCGGCGACGGCCGCGCAGGTGTACGACTCCGCGACCGGCAAGGCCGTCGGCGACCGGTTCACCATCGGCGTCAAGGACCACGACTACCAGGCGTTCAAGTCGTACCCCGACGGCAGCGCCGCCTACCCGGCGGCGGGCGGCACCGCCACCTCGATCCGGATCGCCCGCGTCCTGCCCGCCGCCTGACCGCCCGTCACGGGTACGGGAACAGGCCCACGCGGCCGTGGTATTCGTGGCCGAGCTGGTCGGTGTCGGAGCCCACCAGCAGGCCGCGGCCGCTGGTGAGGAAGGCCCGCAGCCCCTCGCCCCGGGTACGGGTGGGGTTCCAGGCCAGCGCCCGCCCGCTGACCGGGTCGATGGCGCCGATGCCCTTGCGGACGACCGCCCCGGCACCCATGGTCTTGTGCCCGTGCGGGTTGTCCAGCCACTGCAGGTGCCCGCCGACGTAGACCGCGGCGTCGGTGGCCTCGACGGCGTACAGGGAGTTGCCGCCGGTGTAGTTGATCCAGGTCGGCTTGCGGGTCGCCGCCCCGGTCTCGAACCGCGCGGCGGTGTCGCAGGGCAGCCCGACCCGGGACTCGTGCCCGCTGGTGACGATCACGACGTACGTGCCGGTCGGGTCGAAGTCGGCGGCGCGCAGGTAGGTGTTGAAGTCGTCGCTGCACTTGTCGACGCCGTAGAAGTCGGTGTGCCAGCCGGTGACCTTCACCTCCGGGGCGGAGATGTCGAGCATGGCCGCCTGGGAGCGCGGCTTGCCGTTCACCGAGACGAACGTGCCCAGGGCCAGCATGCGGGTGCCGTCGGCGGAGACGGTGAGGTCCTGCACCTTGACCGGCCGGTCGTCGGGCGAGGCCAGGTCGAGGTCGAAGGTGTCGTCGACCTCGCCGGTGACGGCCGACAGCCGGATCATGCCGCGCCCCTCGGACCGGCCCTCGACGTAGACGCGGCCGCCGACGTACAGCTGGCGGCCGCTGCGGGCCAGGGTGAAGACCTCGCCCTTGACCGGCGCGGTGAAGCCGGGGACGGCGTGCCCGGTGGCCACGTCGATCCGGGCGATCGCGCGCTGGTCGGTGCCGTCGACCTCGTCGAAGTCGCCGCCCGCGATGACGGAGCCGTCGGGGCCGGTGGTCAGCGCGTACACGGGGCCGTCGAAGTCGGGGGCGAAGTCGTCGACGACGGTGCCGTCGGACAGCCGGAAGGCCATCAGGTTCTTACGCTTGTAGGTGGTCTTGCCGTCGGCGCTGGTCGCGGTCGTGAAGTGGCCGCCGACCACGACGACGTCGCCGACGCGGGCCAGGGCCCAGACCTCGCCGTCGGTGATGTGCGGGGTCCAGTCGACCGGGTCGGCGCTCACCAGGGCCGGGGGCGACGGCTCGGCGTACGCGTGCCCGGTCGCGGCGGCCAGCAGTGCGCCGGTGGCCGCGAGCGCGGCGAGCAGCACGGGCAGGTGTCTACGCATGCCCTGGCAACGACGCGGCGGCCCCGGCCGTAACGCCCACCCCACCTCGATCCGTACGACGCCGGTGCGGTAGGGCAACCGCCTCACCACGGAATGTGGCGCCCTCGTCGCAGCTCGGCCCGGAGTTCGTCGGACACCACGATCTCCAGCTGGTCGCCGTGTTCGCGCAACCACGCCGGATTGATCCTCAGCACCCCGAGCGCCGCGGGCAGACCCTCATCCTGGAAGAGCCGGTCCGCCAGAGCCGCTGCGGCGAAGATGTCCCCGTCGACAGCGCGCCTTCGCAGATCGGCAGCATCTGTCCGCTCGGCCTGCAACGTCTGGATCGTCCAACGCCACGAACGGGCAGCGGCACCGAAATCCGGGTCATGGGTGCGGCTGCCACCGGCGGCCGACTCGCGGAGTCCCTCGACGAGCAACGCGACCGCACCACTGATGTCGCCCTGGTCGGCGAGCAGCGTGGCGAGCTCGTCGATGGCGTCACCGTTCCTTCGCCTGGCCCTGTCACGTAGTTCGTCGATCTCTGCACGCTCCCGCAGCATCCGCGCCAACCGGCTACTGGCCATCACGTTGCCGCCGTCCGCCCGTGGACGCAGGTAGGCGATGGCACCGTCGAAATCTCCCAGGTCACACAGCAGGTCGACGAAATGCCCGAGGCCTTCATCGGAGCGGAAAGACCAGAACCGCAGCCGTGGCACGTCGGCCTGCTCGTGCAGCAGGCGAAGCAGCCGGCTCCGGGCCGGGCCGCCGCCCTTGAGCGCCCGGCGTTCGAGCACCGCGGTCGCGTCGCCGATCTCCCCGAGATCCACGAGTATCTCCGCCAACCGGACCGCTGCGATATCGCTCGAGGAGGACAGGGGCTTCAGGACACCGATCTCACGGGTAACGCCGCCCTGGCTCTTGAGGAGGTCCACCAGCGCACGGGCGGCCGGCTCACTCCGCTTCGCCCAGCCCCTCAGCATCGGCACCGCACCCGGGCGGCCCTGGGCCTCCAGGAGCAGGGCCAGTTCGATCGCCAGACTCGCGTCGCGTCGACATCCTTTGCGCAGCACCTCCTCCGCTTCGGCCGGCCGACCCGCCAACCGATACAGACGAGCCAGCACCAAAGCCGCCGGGAAGTCGCGATGAGCAGCGCGCAGGCGAAGCTGCTCGAAGTCCCCGCGCTCCCCGAGTATGCGCGCCAGCTGCTCCTGCGCGAGATAGACACCACTATCGGCAAGGCGTGTCAATCCATCCAGATCGCCCTGCCGCACCAGCCGATCGACCCGCTCGGAGAGAGAAACGAATTCGGCGCCGGAATCGCTGCGTCTTGACTGGGCCGCGTCGAGTACCTCGTGCCTGCGGACCCAGCGGCGGTGGCGCCACCCGCCGAGCCTGGCCCGCAGCAGCTGCCCAGCTCCTTCGGGGTCCACCACGCGGAGAAGGTCAGCCAGGGCGATCGGCTCGAACGCGTCGGCGCGGGCGAGCGCCGTTCGCAACGTGGCCACCGCGGCAGCCTCGTCGCCTCGGCTCCGGAGTAATGCGTAGTGCATCCGCGCCGGATAGGCGAACCCCTGCTCGGCCAGCGCGCGCAGTCCGTCCTCATCCCGCCGCTGCCGGTACAGGTCGGCCAGGTCGTCGGCGGCGCCCCGGTCACCACGCCGGGTGCGTTCGAGCAGGAGCGAGATCGCCGCTGCGTGGTCGCCCTGCTGGTACCTCAGCAGAGCCAGTGCGCGAACCGCGCCGCCGTCGCCGCGTTCGGCCCGGCGGTGCAGCACCGCCGTCGCCTCCTCGATCTCACGACCGGTCCCTCCGGAATAGGCCAGCTGACGTTGCGCGGACTGGCGTCCCGCCGCGGCCGCGAGATAGAGCTCCAGCCGCTGCAGGGGTGCCCGCAGCCGGTCGTTGATCAGGGCATGCCGGAACTGCCAGACCGATCCGCTGCGCCGCATCACCCCTCGGGCGTGAGCGTCTGCCATGAAGACGCTCACCCGCAGCGGCAGCCACCCCTTCACTACCAGGCGAAGGTGAGCAGCCGCGGCAAGTGCTCGCGGCCGACCCAGTTCTGACATCAGCACGCTGGTGCCGAAGACCAGGGCGGCAAGGCCCGCCCAGCGCGCGACGTCTGCTGGCGCTCGCCACAGCGCAGCACAGGCCCCGCCGACTGAGGCCAGGGCGACCCAGAGGAGCACCCGTGCCATGCCCTCAGGCCGCACCCGCACCGTCAGCAGCGTGTAGACGGCTCCGATGCCGAGGCCCGCTACCGGCCCGGTGACGGGCGCACCGACCAGGATGCCGAAAGCCGCCCCCGGAAACGCGGCGAGCAGGGGGATGCCCACGTAGCGCCCCCAGAACTCGTACGCCTCCTCGGACGGGCTCCACATGAGGGCCAGCAGGACTGCCATGATCAGGGTTGCCAGCGCCGTCCGCGCGGAACCCAGCAGATAGGCCGCCGTGGTGGCCGACACCACCGCGACCGCCGACACCCATGCCTGGAAGAGGACAGGTCTGGCGTTGAGCAGCTCCAGCGGCAGGCCGTGCCAGGTGATGTCCCGGGTGCCCGCCTGGTAAGCGCGGTAGGCGAGCGTGCCCAGCCAGCGCGCGGCATACTCGGCCGGATAACGGCGCAGCCTCGCCGCCGACGTGGCGGCGACCAGCCGCGGATCCTCCTGGTCGTAGGCAGCCTGCACGTAGCGGTCGATGAGAAGGTTGGTGATCTCGGTCTTCGTCTTCAGGCCGAGGAGCTCGCCGGGCGACCCGGCCGCCGCCTGATAGGCGGTCCGCGCCATCGCGACCATCAGGGGGGTGGTCAGCGCCGAAGCGAGGATGCCGTGCTGGTCGGCACGCAGCTTGCCGAAGACGTCGACCCACCGGGAACGCTGAGCCGCAGGCAGGGAGAGGTACCCGACGACGTCCTCGATCTCGACCGGCTTGATGTCGATCACCGCTGCGGACGGCAGCGGACCGCGGGCGGCCTTCACGATGAGCGCGTACTCGCGGGCGCGGCAGGTCACCACGAGCGGATGGCCCGCCGCCGTGAACCTGTGCAGCTGCGTGATCGCCTTCTGCCGCAGCGCGGCCGGCAGCTCGTCCAGCCCGTCGAGCACCGGCATCAGCAGGTATCCGCCGCCGGCCCGCTCGCGCAGCAGCGCACGGGCGAACCCTGCCCCGGCACGGCCGGGAAAGAGCCGAGGGTGTTCCTCGGACAGGCGCCGAACCACGAACTGGTCGACCGACTCGGCACCAGGATCCCATGAGGAGATCGGAAGCAGGACAGGCACCGGTTCCCCGGCGGGACGCTCGGACAGCAGCCGCCGCGACAAGAGCAGAGCCAGCACCGTCTTGCCGGAACCGGGCTCGCCCAGCACCAGCAGCTGGCGGTGTGGCAGCGATTGGAACGCCTCCACGATCCGCTCAAGTTCACCGTCGTACGGCAGCAGCTCGCCGTCGCCGCCGCTGGCGCGGAAGCGCACCTGCAACGGCAGCGAGGTCTGGCTGACCCCGTGGCGCCACTCCTGGTCCCGGTACCGTTTGAGCAGGCGGTCGGCGAGGGCCTCTGCCGCCTGCCTCTCCTGTTCCGGGTCGGCCGGACGCGGCCGGGTCTCGACGAGCACGGCCAGTGACACGAGCACGATCACGAGGCTCCACAGCAGCCACGGCCACCAGCGGGCGTCGACTGCCACGGTGCTGGTGGCCAGGTTGCCCACGAGTGCCAGCGCGCTGGCGAGCAGCAGGACGGCCGTCGGCGAATGCCGCCAGCGGCCGCCTCTCCATCGACTCACGTGCGCTCCCTCACGACCGGGTCGTACGCAGTGTCACATGAAGCGGCCACCCAGGCCGAGCAGACTATCGTTTGTGGACTACCGCCCGAACGACCGGCCCGGCCGTGGTACGTACCGGCACTTCAGGCCGCGCCGACATGGCCGGTCGCGGGTGCGGTGAGGTGGCGGGTGTTGGCCCAGACGACGTACAGGGCGGGGGCGGGCAGCAGGAGCAGGCCGATCGCGGGCCGGGTGACGACCGCGGCGGCGAGCACCCCGAGGATCGCCAGGTTGGCCAGGCTGAGATACCAGCGGCGCACCGACAGGTACGCGCAGGCCAGCAGCCCCCTGGGCGTCCACCGGGCACCCGTGGCCAGCAGCGCCGTGGTCGCCGCGACGACCAGGGCGATCAGCAGCGCGAGCAGCGGGGTGGTCGCACCGAACGGGCCGCCGAGCGCGAGCCGGAAGTCGACGGCGAGCACGATGACCAGCGCGGCCGCGATGCCCGCCGCGGCCAGCGCCCGCCCGAACGACGCCCGGTAGGCGGCCCGGAAGACCCGGCCGACGCGCTGGTCCCCGTCGGCCAGGGCACCGAACGCGGCGAAGGCGGCGGCCGCGGCCGGTCCGCAGACGGCGGCCAGGGCGACGAAGAACGGCCAGGCGTCCAGCGGCCGGTCGGTGGCGGCGAGCGCGGCCAGCAGCGGGGCGCAGGCCGCGACCAGGCAGAGATTGAGCTTCAGCCCGGCGTACACCGTGTTGAAGACGGTGTCGTAGGGCAGGCGGGCCAGCAGTCGCACGGCCTATCCCTTCATGCCGGAGGTGGCGATGCCCTGGATGAAGTACCGCTGGCCGAGCAGGAAGATGATCGTGATCGGCAGAACGGACAGCACGGACCCCGTCATGATCATCGCGTAGTCGGCGTCGAACTGGCCGACGAACGACCGCAGCCCGAGCTGGATCGTCCACAGGTCGTTGCTGGTCAGGTAGATGAACGGCCCCATGTAGTCGTTCCAGGTGTTGACGAAGGTGAGCAGGGCCAGGCTCGCCAGGGCCGGCCTCGACAGCGGCAGCACGATCCGCGCCCAGATGCCGTACTCGCTCAGGCCGTCGACGCGGGCCGCCTCGCACAGCTCGTCCGGGATGGTCAGGTAGTACTGGCGCATCAGGAAGACCCCGAACGCGCCGAACGCCTGGAGCAGGATCAGCGACCAGAACGTGTCGGTCAGCCCGGCCTTCTGCATCAGGATGTACTGCGGGATCATGTACGCCTGCCACGGCACCGCGATCGTCGCGACGTACGCGAGGAACAGCGCGTCCCGTCCCCGGAAGCGCACCTTGGCGAAGCCGTACGCGGCGAAGCTGCCCGTCAGCACCTGGAGCAGCGTGATCGCCAGGCTGAGCAGCACGGTGTTGCCGAGGTAGGTGCCCAGGGGGATCCGGTCCCAGATGTCGGCGAAGTTGTGCCACTGGAAGTCCCTGGGGATCCAGCGGACCGGGATGGTGAAGACCTCGTTGTTGCGCTTGAGCGAGGCGCCGACCATCCACAGGAACGGCACCAGGATCGCCCCGGTGAGCACGAGCAGCACCGCGTACAGGATGACGCGCCGCAGCAGCGGGAGCGGCCCGCGCGCCGGGCGCGGCGCGGCGGTGGTCATCGGCGCTCCCCTCGGTTGTTGAACCAGAACTGGATCAGGGTCAGGACCAGCACCAGCAGGAACAGCACGAGGGAGATGGCCGAGGCGTAGCCGAACTCGCCCTCGATGATGCCCTGGCGGTAGATCTGCTGGGAGAGCACGAGGGTGGCCCGGCCGGGGCCGCCGTCGGTCATCACGACGATGAGGTCGAAGACCTTGAAGCTCTGCACGGTCAGCAGGATCAGCACGAGGAAGGTCACCGGCCGCAGGCCGGGCAGGGTGACGGCCCGCAAGCGCTGCCAGGGCCCGGCGCCGTCGACCCGGGCGGCCTCGTAGTGCTCCTGCGGGATGGCCTGGAGGCCGGCCAGGAACAGGACCATGTAGTAGCCCATGTCTCGCCACACGCTGGTGAGGACGACGGCGGGCATGGCCCAGTCGGTGCTGGTGGTCCAGCCGGGCGGCTGGTCGACGCCGAGCAGGTGCAGGAACTGGTTGACCGGCCCGAAACTCGGGTTGAACAGCATGTTCCAGACGACGGCGACGGCCACCATCGAGGTGACGTACGGGAAGAACGCCGCGGCCCGGAAGAACCCGATCCCGGCGACCTTCCGGTTGAGCAGCAGTGCCAGCCCCAGCGCGGCGAGCGCCGTCAGCGGCACGTGCCCGAGCGCGTAGAGGGCGGTGTTGCGCAGCGCCACCTTGGTGGAGTCGTCGTCCAGCAGCCGCTGGAAGTTCTTCAGCCCGATCCACTCCGGCGGGTTGTACGAGTCCCAGTCCATGAACGACAGCACGAACGCCGCGATCATCGGTACGAGGGTGAGCAGCGCGAAGCCGAGGAAGTTCGGCAGGATGAAGCTCCAGCCGATGAGCGCGTCGCGCCGGCCGCGCCTGGGGCGGGCGGTGAGCGGGTCTGCCATGTCGTCCTTCCGGGGGTTCGCGGGCGGCGCCGGGCAGCGCCGCCCGCGAACCTGGGCCCTGGGTCAGTTGACCTCGTTCTTGACGCGGGTCTCCATCTCCCTGATCCCGTCGTCGATCGACTTCTCCTTGGTCATGATCAGCTGGTGTTCCTCGGCCAGGATCGTGTCGACCTTCGCGGTCTTGTCGCTGGTCGGCATCTCCGGGTTGACCTTGTCGGGCGCGAACGCCTTCTTGGCCAGCTCGTCGGTGGGCATGCCGGGCAGCGTGAAGTACTGCGTCCGGATCTCGGCGCTCTGGTAGGCCGGGACCACGCCGATCCCGGCGATCGCCTTGGCACCTTCGAGCGAGCTGGCGAACTCGACGAACTTCTGCGCCGCCGCCGCGTGCTTGGCCTTCTTGTTCACCGCGAACGCGGTCGGCGCCCCGAACGTGGTGACCTTGTCGGCGCCGGGCCGCTGCGGCATGGGCGCGATGCCCCAGTCCACGTTCGTGGTCCCGGCCTTCTTGTCGGCCAGCACCTTCGCGATGAACCAGGTGCCCATCGGCACCATCGCCGCCTTGCCGGTCTCGAACATCGAGGCGTAGCCGGTCTTCTGGGTGACCGCGGTGCCGAAGTCGAGCGTCGACCCGGCGTTCTGCAGCGCCAGCGCGGTCCGGTACTGGTCGGCGAGGAACTTGTAGTCGCCGCCGAGCTGGTCGCCGCCGGTCTGCGCGGCCGAGATCGCGTGCACGACCGACCGCCA is a window from the Catellatospora sp. TT07R-123 genome containing:
- a CDS encoding PKD domain containing protein; its protein translation is MRRHLPVLLAALAATGALLAAATGHAYAEPSPPALVSADPVDWTPHITDGEVWALARVGDVVVVGGHFTTATSADGKTTYKRKNLMAFRLSDGTVVDDFAPDFDGPVYALTTGPDGSVIAGGDFDEVDGTDQRAIARIDVATGHAVPGFTAPVKGEVFTLARSGRQLYVGGRVYVEGRSEGRGMIRLSAVTGEVDDTFDLDLASPDDRPVKVQDLTVSADGTRMLALGTFVSVNGKPRSQAAMLDISAPEVKVTGWHTDFYGVDKCSDDFNTYLRAADFDPTGTYVVIVTSGHESRVGLPCDTAARFETGAATRKPTWINYTGGNSLYAVEATDAAVYVGGHLQWLDNPHGHKTMGAGAVVRKGIGAIDPVSGRALAWNPTRTRGEGLRAFLTSGRGLLVGSDTDQLGHEYHGRVGLFPYP
- a CDS encoding carbohydrate ABC transporter permease codes for the protein MTTAAPRPARGPLPLLRRVILYAVLLVLTGAILVPFLWMVGASLKRNNEVFTIPVRWIPRDFQWHNFADIWDRIPLGTYLGNTVLLSLAITLLQVLTGSFAAYGFAKVRFRGRDALFLAYVATIAVPWQAYMIPQYILMQKAGLTDTFWSLILLQAFGAFGVFLMRQYYLTIPDELCEAARVDGLSEYGIWARIVLPLSRPALASLALLTFVNTWNDYMGPFIYLTSNDLWTIQLGLRSFVGQFDADYAMIMTGSVLSVLPITIIFLLGQRYFIQGIATSGMKG
- a CDS encoding carbohydrate ABC transporter permease — protein: MADPLTARPRRGRRDALIGWSFILPNFLGFALLTLVPMIAAFVLSFMDWDSYNPPEWIGLKNFQRLLDDDSTKVALRNTALYALGHVPLTALAALGLALLLNRKVAGIGFFRAAAFFPYVTSMVAVAVVWNMLFNPSFGPVNQFLHLLGVDQPPGWTTSTDWAMPAVVLTSVWRDMGYYMVLFLAGLQAIPQEHYEAARVDGAGPWQRLRAVTLPGLRPVTFLVLILLTVQSFKVFDLIVVMTDGGPGRATLVLSQQIYRQGIIEGEFGYASAISLVLFLLVLVLTLIQFWFNNRGERR
- a CDS encoding ABC transporter substrate-binding protein, which encodes MIRRKMLAAVGLAMAALLPLSACGSGDDSAESGPVELTVAVWSLASTPEFQTLFDAFHKANPDITVKPVDILAADYPTKVTTMLAGGDTTDVITMKTLADYVRFSGRGQLQDLTSLATSPTGANLAGLDAYNQGGKYYALPYRQDFWVLYYNKKLFDAAKQPYPANLTWDQYTDLAKLLTSGSGENKVYGAYQHVWRSVVHAISAAQTGGDQLGGDYKFLADQYRTALALQNAGSTLDFGTAVTQKTGYASMFETGKAAMVPMGTWFIAKVLADKKAGTTNVDWGIAPMPQRPGADKVTTFGAPTAFAVNKKAKHAAAAQKFVEFASSLEGAKAIAGIGVVPAYQSAEIRTQYFTLPGMPTDELAKKAFAPDKVNPEMPTSDKTAKVDTILAEEHQLIMTKEKSIDDGIREMETRVKNEVN